In Nicotiana tabacum cultivar K326 chromosome 2, ASM71507v2, whole genome shotgun sequence, the following proteins share a genomic window:
- the LOC142167802 gene encoding uncharacterized protein LOC142167802, with protein sequence MSPHKGTFKLIEKYIANIFWANTDDRNNYHWSSWNNLCVPMNEGGIGIRKMKDISNMLAIKRWWRIMSTSSLWTAYVTQKYCISSHTVTKLWASGISHARKHVVRNIAERHIISQINSGTCSFWWDNWSSKGHLAGLFPSTNMSSKTLVSEFIVDGKWNINKAKDYIPDHMIHHILNIEIRDQNKDDKAYWDLTDSDKFSNKTFGDYEEANFHLMALLLSLNNETMHHIFMEGKLKLPVMYGNQKKFSLYKLKQHVSWIVEAATNKVYPNYNLTMPWSRFCETLTRMHPIPRTTVVYWEKPVQGALKLNTDGSFNKEDGKAGLGGALRDNKGDIIMAFSFPYKCNNHNLAEAYATWFEVNWCTQNGFMTFTLELDSTLVT encoded by the exons ATGTCTCCTCATAAAGGGACTTTCAAATTGATTGAAAAATATATTGCTAATATTTTTTGGGCCAATACTGATGACAGAAACAACTATCATTGGAGTTCTTGGAATAATCTTTGTGTCCCTATGAATGAAGGAGGCATTGGTATTAGAAAAATGAAAGATATTAGTAACATGTTAGCTATAAAAAGGTGGTGGAGGATCATGTCCACATCATCTTTATGGACAGCTTATgttacacaaaaatattgtattaGTTCTCACACAGTTACTAAGTTATGGGCCTCTGGCATTTCTCATGCTCGGAAGCATGTAGTGAGGAATATTGCTGAAAGGCATATCATCTCGCAGATCAACTCAGGCACATGTAGTTTTTGGTGGGACAATTGGTCCTCAAAGGGTCATTTAGCTGGTTTGTTTCCAAGCACTAACATGAGTTCTAAAACTCTAGTTAGTGAGTTCATAGTTGATGGAAAATGGAACATTAACAAGGCAAAAGATTATATTCCAGACCATATGATTCATCACATCTTGAATATCGAGATTAGGGACCAAAACAAAGATGATAAAGCCTACTGGGATCTCACTGATAGTgataaattttccaacaaaact TTTGGAGATTATGAAGAGGCAAACTTCCATTTGATGGCATTATTGCTAAGTTTG AATAATGAAACTATGCATCATATTTTCATGGAAGGAAAATTAAAGCTGCCAGTTAT GTATGGAAATCAGAAAAAGTTTAGCTTGTACAAATTGAAACAACATGTCAGTTGGATCGTGGAGGCAGCAACCAATAAAGTTTATCCAAATTATAATCTTACAATGCCTTGGAGCAGATTTTGTGAAACTCTAACAAGGATGCATCCAATTCCAAGAACTACTGTTGTCTATTGGGAAAAACCAGTGCAAGGTGCCCTCAAGCTAAACACCGATGGTAGTTTTAACAAGGAAGATGGGAAAGCTGGTTTGGGTGGTGCTTTGAGGGATAATAAAGGTGACATTATTATGGCATTTTCATTCCCATACAAATGCAACAATCACAATTTGGCAGAAGCCTATGCAACATGGTTTGAAGTGAATTGGTGTACACAAAATGGCTTTATGACCTTCACTTTAGAGCTGGACTCAACTTTGGTTACATAA